In the genome of Variibacter gotjawalensis, one region contains:
- a CDS encoding aspartate aminotransferase family protein: MSLAKKQDQTVAVPNDLEAFWMPFTPNRSFKAKPRLISRSQDMHYYTPEGRAIIDGSAALWCVNAGHNRKPIVEAIQKSAAELDYAPAFQFAHPMSFELASRIADLAPKTMDHVFFTNSGSEAVDTALKVAIAYHHAKGQDSRTRLIGRERGYHGVGFGGISVGGMVANRRFFGAMLPGVDHLSHTYNREHQQFTKGEPEWGAHLADDLEKIVALHDAATIAAVIVEPMSGSTGVLPPPKGYLQRLRQICDKYGILLIFDEVITGFGRLGAAFAAERYGVTPDIMTFAKGVTSGSVPMGGIVVRDEIYNAFMNGPEHMPEIFHGYTYSAHPLACAAGLATLNVYRDEDLFNRAKKLEPYWADAVMSLKDEPGVLDIRQVGLTVGIDLASKPDAFGKRGYEAMGHGFHEEGIMLRGMADTLAMSPPLIVTEAQIDEMVDKTRRVIKAVM; encoded by the coding sequence ATGTCGCTGGCCAAGAAACAAGATCAAACCGTGGCAGTGCCGAACGACCTCGAAGCGTTCTGGATGCCGTTCACGCCGAACCGTTCGTTCAAGGCGAAGCCGCGGCTCATCTCGCGCTCGCAGGACATGCACTATTACACGCCGGAAGGCCGCGCCATCATCGACGGCTCGGCGGCTCTCTGGTGCGTCAACGCCGGCCATAACCGCAAGCCGATCGTCGAAGCGATCCAGAAGAGCGCTGCCGAACTCGACTACGCGCCGGCCTTCCAGTTCGCGCATCCGATGTCGTTCGAACTTGCGAGCCGCATCGCGGATCTCGCACCGAAGACGATGGACCACGTATTCTTCACCAATTCCGGTTCGGAAGCGGTCGACACAGCGTTGAAAGTCGCCATCGCGTATCACCACGCCAAGGGCCAGGACTCGCGCACGCGCCTGATCGGCCGCGAGCGCGGTTATCACGGCGTCGGCTTCGGCGGCATCTCGGTCGGCGGCATGGTCGCCAATCGCCGCTTTTTCGGCGCGATGCTGCCGGGCGTCGACCACCTCTCGCACACCTACAATCGCGAGCATCAGCAGTTCACGAAGGGCGAACCCGAGTGGGGCGCCCACCTTGCCGACGATCTCGAGAAGATCGTCGCACTGCACGACGCCGCAACGATCGCAGCCGTCATCGTCGAGCCGATGTCGGGTTCGACCGGCGTGCTGCCTCCGCCGAAGGGCTATCTGCAGCGCCTGCGCCAGATCTGCGACAAGTACGGCATCCTGCTGATCTTCGACGAAGTCATCACGGGCTTCGGCCGGCTCGGTGCGGCGTTCGCGGCCGAGCGTTACGGCGTGACGCCGGACATCATGACCTTCGCGAAGGGCGTGACGTCGGGTTCGGTGCCGATGGGCGGCATCGTCGTGCGCGACGAAATCTACAATGCGTTCATGAACGGCCCCGAGCATATGCCGGAAATCTTCCATGGCTACACCTACTCGGCGCATCCGCTCGCCTGCGCGGCCGGCCTCGCGACGCTCAACGTCTATCGCGACGAAGATCTCTTCAATCGCGCCAAGAAGCTCGAGCCGTATTGGGCCGACGCCGTCATGTCGCTCAAGGACGAGCCGGGCGTGCTCGACATCCGCCAGGTCGGCCTCACGGTCGGCATCGATCTCGCGTCGAAGCCGGATGCATTCGGCAAGCGCGGCTACGAAGCGATGGGCCACGGCTTCCACGAGGAAGGCATCATGCTGCGCGGCATGGCCGACACCCTCGCGATGTCGCCGCCGCTGATCGTCACCGAAGCCCAGATCGACGAGATGGTCGACAAGACCCGCCGCGTCATCAAGGCCGTGATGTAA
- a CDS encoding TIGR01459 family HAD-type hydrolase, whose amino-acid sequence MTIPRLSLTDHFATLAPAYDVVFSDVWGVVHNGSAAWPDACDALTRFRAAGGTVILLSNAPRPGDRLVAQLDALNVPREAYDRVVTSGDITVAEIGKRAGVPVFHIGPERDHGLFGGLDAPRMELIDEADYVVISGLFDDETETPDDYRPTLEKMLRRHMPMICANPDLVVERGDKLVYCAGAIADLYEKLGGPVMYAGKPHAPVYDLAHAVAEEMRHAKVDRKRIVAVGDSVRTDLTGAADAGIDCVFVTSGIHAEELGHRDSPELEKLASLFAVSGVHPRAVMQALKW is encoded by the coding sequence ATGACCATTCCCAGACTTTCCCTCACCGATCATTTCGCAACGCTCGCGCCCGCATACGACGTTGTTTTTTCCGATGTCTGGGGCGTCGTTCACAACGGCTCCGCCGCCTGGCCAGACGCTTGCGATGCGCTGACGCGCTTCCGCGCAGCCGGCGGCACCGTCATCCTTCTCTCCAATGCGCCGCGTCCCGGCGATCGGCTCGTCGCGCAGCTCGATGCGCTGAACGTGCCGCGCGAAGCCTACGATCGCGTCGTGACGTCCGGCGACATCACGGTTGCGGAGATCGGCAAGCGCGCCGGCGTGCCGGTGTTCCACATCGGGCCGGAACGCGATCACGGACTGTTCGGCGGGCTCGATGCGCCGCGTATGGAGCTGATCGACGAAGCCGACTATGTGGTCATCTCGGGCCTCTTCGACGACGAGACCGAAACGCCGGACGACTATCGCCCGACGCTGGAAAAAATGCTGCGCCGGCATATGCCGATGATCTGCGCCAACCCGGATCTCGTCGTCGAGCGCGGCGACAAGCTCGTCTACTGCGCGGGAGCGATCGCGGATCTCTACGAGAAGCTCGGCGGGCCCGTGATGTATGCCGGCAAGCCGCACGCGCCGGTTTACGATCTCGCGCACGCGGTCGCGGAAGAGATGCGTCACGCCAAGGTCGATCGCAAACGCATCGTCGCGGTCGGCGACTCGGTGCGCACCGACCTCACAGGCGCGGCCGATGCCGGCATCGATTGCGTGTTCGTCACCTCCGGCATTCATGCCGAAGAGCTCGGCCATCGCGATTCTCCGGAGCTTGAGAAACTCGCCAGCCTCTTCGCGGTGTCGGGCGTTCACCCGCGCGCCGTCATGCAGGCGCTGAAGTGGTGA